Part of the Leucoraja erinacea ecotype New England chromosome 15, Leri_hhj_1, whole genome shotgun sequence genome, ataacccggcgtggctttaatggccgcgggacaatcgccatcgccagccgggggctttgactttgactctgacatcgggggggggggagtgcagtggagagatatgtttatttggccttccatcacagcgatgtgatggatgtttatgtaaattatgttgtgtcttggttacatttgtttgtaatgtatggctgcagaaacggcatttcgtttggacctcaaggggtccaaatgacaattaaatgtatcttgtatcttgtatcttgttgtatcttgtatctttaaCAGTACACGTGaccatgaactaaactgaactaatctcccctttgctctatctattgtacttgagtttaacgtCTGTACTTATGTACAGTATTCTCTGCTCCGTTTGGATAggaagcaaaacaaagcttttcagtgtatctTAGTACACGTGGCAACAATAAACTTAATCCTAAACTTTTAACTCCAGAATTTAGTGGACAAACAATTAACGTCCAGGTGAATTTGTGACCATTGAGTAACGGGCTGGGAaatcactgctggtgcctctATTCTGACCATCGCATCGGACGCACGTGAAATGGCGTCACATCCTCCACAACGCAGCTCTGATCCACCTCTGGTTGAATGTGAAGGTTTGTTGAGAGATGGGATCACTGTAGATCAGTCAGAGAAACGGGCACCAAACCTGCAGAAGATCATCAACAAAATGTCAATTCAAGTGTCTCCATTAAGGCACCGCACACAAGCTTGGTCAGACTCTGTAATAATCATGGCATCCAACTCCACAACGCCCTGAAAGTGGCCGCACAAGTAGatcgagtggtgaagaaggcgtacGGTAAGATGAGGaaggaaagtgcagatgctggtttacaccgaggatggaTACAAAAGtctggggtgactcagcgggtcaggcagcatctctggagagaaggaataggtgacgtttggggtctgaagaagggactttgcctaaatgtcacctattaattttctccagagatgctgcctgacccgctgagttacttcagctatttgtgtctgtcACCGTAtactatgcttgccttcataggtccaAGCATTGAAtatgtcatagattcatagtcatggagtgatacagtgtggggccCTTCGGACCAAGTCACCAACACCACTCAACAatgtctaaactagtcccacttgcctctgcttagtccatatccctccaaacctgtcctatccatgtacctgtctaactgtttcgtaaacgatgggatagtcccagcctcaactaattcctctggcagcatgttccatacacccaccaccctttgtgtgaaaaagttacccctcggattcctattaactcttttccccttcaccttgaacctatgtcccctgctcctcgattctcctactctgggcaaacgactctgtgcatctacccgatctattcctctcatgattttgtataacccgataagatctctcctcatcctcctgcgtccatggagtagagacccagcctactcaacctctccctatagctcacaccctctagtcctagcaacatcctcgtgaatcttttctgaaccctttcaagcttgacaatatctatcctgtaacttggtgcccagacctgaacacaatattctaaatgcggtctcaccaacgtcttatataactgcaacatgacctcccaacttctatactctgactaatgagaaaaacatttttcacacagagagtggtgaatctctggaactctctgccacagaaggtagttgaggccagttcattggctatatttaagagggagttagatgtggcccttgtggctaaagggatcagggggtatggagagaaggtaggtacaggatactgagttggatgatcagccatgatcatattgaatgggggtgcaggctcgaagggccgaatggcctactcctgcacttattttctatgtttctatgaagttcaAAGTGCCCAAAGCGTTTTTGACCACctaatctacctgcgactcgaccctcaaggaaccttgcacctgtactctgagatccctctgctctacaacactacccagaggcctaacatttgctgtgtaggtcctgcccttgttcgacgtcccaaaatgcaacacctcacacttctctgtgttaaatgccatcaactattcctccgccCAACTGGCCActggatccagatcctgctgaaatctttcacaaccatcttcactatctgcaaaaccacgaaCTTTTGTATCAGTCAGGGAGTCACGATGCAGCTTTATCGGACTTTGGTTATTTGGAGTTAATTTGGAGTATCACATGTAGTTCAGGGCGCCCCATTGCtgtaaggatgtggaggctttggaaagggtgcagaggaggtgcctggactagagggtattagctacaggagatgtgcggggcatgttttttttacacagagggctgtGTGCGCCCGGAACTTGCTGCCGtgagtggtggttgaggcacgATTGTGGCATTTGACAGACTTTTGGATTGGccgatggatatacagggaatggtggCAGATAggatttggtcttggcatcgtgttctgcacagacaccgtgggccgaagggcctgttcctgcgctgtactgtgtTACGTTCTATGTTCTAGTGAGGAATGGTTGAGGAAGGACCTTTCTCGCCCTTACCTCCTGGTCCTGGTATCTCCAGCCTAAGTAGAAGGGCGCAATTCACGAAGAACGCTGAGATATTCTTTGTTGCCACGATCCCACCGCAAGGCCTTTTCATAGCATTCAACAGCTTCAGAATTCTCCCCGGCTTCTCGGTGAAGAAACCCCAGGATACCCCAGGCTCTGCTGTTGTACGGGTTCCTGGTAATTTGCCTTCTTGCAATCTGCTCCAACTTAGTGTAACAAATTTTCCAATATTTCGTGCCGCGCCGGATTTTAAGGCCTTCCATAAAATGGTGGCTGGCGTTTGATTCAGATTTGGTGTAATTCAGTTCATAGAATCCAAGCTGTATCTCAATTGCCTGCTTTCTATCTGGAGCAATATCCTCTAAACTCTGGAGGTCGTTGTATATCTTCACCGCCCTGTCTGATTCACCATTCATTaagcagatgctggcaaaatccAGCTGTGCAAGAATAAACGATGGCTCCAGTTCAAATGCCGTTCCAAAATGGTGCTTGCAATGGCCGATCAACTCGGCCTTCACGCCTGGGTCTGCAATGCCTTGATTTTTACGCAGAGCCATTAGCTTTTCTCTGTAACACATGCCCATTTGATGGTGCAAGAAGGAAGAGCGCGGAGTGAATTCTAAGGCTTTCTTCAACATCTCTATCGCTTTATCAACATTGCACTCTGTTCTGTAAAACTTTGCTGCATAGCGGAGCACATATGGAGAATCTGGGCTTGTCCGCAACGCTTCTTCAACCAATTCATTCGCTTCTGCCATTTGCTGGAACTCTTGGAGCCTGAGGGCcagcatcaccctggccacagatTCACCCGGATCGAGCTCCAGCACCCGTCTCAGCTGTCTCACCGACTGACTCACTTCGGGATTTTCCGGGATCCTGGAAATCGATTCCAGACGGTACAGAGCGGTGGCGTAGCCCATGTTCCACTCCGTGTTGTCGGGATCTTCCTCCAGAGTCTTGGCGAAACATTCCTTCGCCTCCTCGTAGCACTGAGAGCAGGAGATCAGCAAagaccaccccttctcccccaacACCTCGGGCACCATTGCCGTGACGTGCGGGCCCTGTGTGAGGGGGCCACACATCACCTCCAGCTTGTCGAGGTAGGACTGGGCCTCGTTGAGTTGCCCCATGTGGTAATGCAACCAGGCCCGGTTGCCATGGGTGACGATGCTCCTCCTCTCAAATCCATCCCCGTGGATCTCCCTCAGACGTCTCTCCGCCTCCTCTAAGTCACGGAGAGCTTCTTCGTAGTTGCCCTGCAGGTAGTTGATGTAAGCCAGCTGGTTGTGCGGCACGCCTTGGTGATTCCCGCCGATGATAATCGAATCCTGCAACTTCTGCTTCACGTCGTCCAGGTCGACGATGTCCATCTGTGGGCCCCACGTGAAGTGGCACTGAAGCTGGCCGAGCTTCACCAACAAGGACTCCCTCAGTGTGTCGCTGCAAGAGAGCACAAGGTGATCAATGGgacaacacacaaaaagctggagtagctcagtgggtcaggcataatcaaggatgagttgcaccctagTCACTCCCTTTCCTACCCTCACCCAacgggcaagaggcacagaagtgtgaaaacgcacacctccagattcagggacagtttcttccaagctgttatcaggcaactgaaccatcctatcaccaacgagagagaggtcctgaccttCCAGCTACCTCATCGGTCTAtctatgatcggactttaccttggactaaacgttactccctttatcctggATCTGTGCACCGTGGACAGgtacattgtaatcatgtatagacatTCTGCTGAATGAATAGCCCAAAGCAAAAAAAGCTCATGTATTAGCTGCATTTCAGCTCCACCCTCCGTATCTTAGGCTTCCCGGTACGGAGGAGGAGGTTCGGTCGCTTGGTCAGTGCTGGAGGAAGGGGGACCTCCATGTCGGTTTGCCCCTGGACCTGACCAAGATGGCCGTCCGGCCAAGATGGCCGCTCACATGTCCCAGCAACGGACAGTCGAGGGTTCTGCCTGAGTCGACCGCCTGCCCCACTTCCGGGCCTACGTCCGGGACTCGTGAGGCCTTCCGTGAGCACTGATTGCCATGAAGTAGTGAAGGAGGGGTTAGATGCATCGTGGATAAGAATGACAACACTGTAATGATAACAatgcctgtctgtacggagtttgtacgttctccccgtgacctgcgtgtaacaataggattgtttatttaagtactgttgtacgggggactgttttactgttgtacgGGGGACTGTTTTAGAGGTGACACTGGGCTTGTGGCCCAGTTGCAGATAAGGAtacagaggcagagagatgaACTGCACAAAGCCAATAAAGTTCAAGTAAGCAAAGCTGCTTTAATCGTCCATTATGTATCGTCCAGATAGAGACAGAACATAAtgaaacatggtggcagcggtggaCGTCGAAAATTGtctatgaaagaaaaaaaaagacactagaaagaaaaaaaaacattagctaGCGATGGAAGGACTAAGACCCCCTGGAACTTTGGTTTTGAACTCCAACAACTTGGCAAAGTCATGGAAAAGTTGGAAGGAGGAGTTCACACTGTACATAGACCTTACCATGCCAGACGCCGTAGAGACCACAAAAGTCAAGCTATTCTACTATCTCATCGGAGAAAAAGGCAGGGAACTTTGGGCAACTTTGTCGAGTGCTAGCCCTTCAGCGAGGACCACAGTGAGTTCAATGATCATACAGTTGGACGAGTACTGCAGCCCAAAGGTAAACGAGACTGTGGAAAGGTACCGATTCTTCATGAGGAACCAAGGATTGGATGAAAACGTGGACAGCTATGTAACAGACTTGAAAATACTTGCTAGTAGTTGCAACTTTGGGGACATTAGAGATTCTTTGATTAGAGACCGACTTGTGTGTGGTACAAATAGCTCAGCACTGAGGGAGAGATTACTCAGGGAAGAGAAGCTGACTCTTGAGACATCCCTGCACATTTGTAGAGCTACAGAGCTGTCAAGGGAGAATAGCAGAACACTGCAAGGAcagacagtggaggaggtacATGCACTGAAACAGGCAGAAGAGAGACAAAAAGACAATGAGATACTGTGCAAGTTTTGTGGTAGAACACACGAGAGGAATAAGAAAAAATGCCCAGCTTTTGGGAAAAAGTATTCACAGTCTGCGACGTGAAGCAAGGCTTCTGCCACGTCAAACTAGAGGAAGAGTCGAGCTACCTTACCACATTCGCCACCCCATTTGGTCGCTTCCGTTGGCTAAGGATGCCGATGGGAATAAGCCCAGCACCGCAAGTGTTCCAAAGAAAGCTCATGCATGCCCTGGAGGGCCTCCCAGGAGTCTGCGTCATAGCAGATGATGTGTTAATCACGGGGGAAGGAGCAACACAAGAGGAGGCAGGAAAGGACCACGACGAGAAAGTCAGATGCTTTCTAACCAGGTGCAGAGAGCGTAACATCAAGCTGAACGCGGACAAATTCAAGCTCAGACAAAAAGAGGTACCCTACATAGGTCATCTGCTCACGGCCAAGGGACTGAGGGTTGACCCGGAGAAAGTACAGGCAATCAGAGAGATGCCAAGGCCAACGGACGTGAAAGGGGTACAGAGATTAGTTGGGATGGTCAACTATCTGTCGAAGTTCTATGACCACCTTTCAGATGACTCTGAGATTCTGAGACAACTCACGCGCAAGGAGAACATGTGGGAATGGACGGACATCCAAGAAGGGGCGTTTCAAAGACTGAAAGACAAAATCGCTAAAGCACCAGTTCTACAGTACTACAACAAGGAAGAGGAGTTGACACTTCAGTGTGATGCATCTGACACGGGACTGGGGGCCGCCCTGACACAGAAAGGTAAACCGGTAGCATTTGGTAGTAGGGCACTCACACCAACTGAAAGGGGCTATGCCCAAATAGAGAAAGAATGCTTAGCCATAGTGTTTGGGATGGAAAAGTTCCATCAGTATACTTATGGTAGAGAGGTCACAGTACAAAGCGACCACAAGCCTCTAGAAAATATACACAGAAAGCCATTACTTAGTGCACCTAAGAGACTGCAGAGAATGCTACTCAGACTGCAGCAGTATGATATTAGTGTGACCTATGTTCCAGGCAGGGATATGCTACTTGCAGACACGCTGAGTAGAGCATACTTACCAGAGAGCACTaagggagagagtgagacagataTCGAGACTGTGAACATGGTCAGCTACCTACCCATTTCAGCAGAGAGGCTGAGTGCCATCAGGGCTGCAACAAACGATGACACAAAGTTACAGAGTGTGGTAAACAGAATTCTGTCAGGGTGGCCCAAGAGAAAAAAGGACCTACCAAGTGACATCAGGCACTGCCACACGTTCCAAGATGAACTGAGTTTCCAGGACGGCATAGtgttccttctaaattctagtgaagacAAGcccagttccgccatcccgggaattaacctggtgaaccaacactgcactccctcaaaagcaagaatgtccttcctcaaattaggagaccaaaattgcacacaatacacaagGTGTGGCCTCCAACTGACCaacatgctggagttgattattaaaaatgttataacagcgcatttggaaagcagtgactggagtgcagcgtcggttcatcgggttaatccccgggatggcgggactgacatatgatgaaagaatgggtcaactgggcttgt contains:
- the LOC129704272 gene encoding interferon-induced protein with tetratricopeptide repeats 5-like is translated as MSDTLRESLLVKLGQLQCHFTWGPQMDIVDLDDVKQKLQDSIIIGGNHQGVPHNQLAYINYLQGNYEEALRDLEEAERRLREIHGDGFERRSIVTHGNRAWLHYHMGQLNEAQSYLDKLEVMCGPLTQGPHVTAMVPEVLGEKGWSLLISCSQCYEEAKECFAKTLEEDPDNTEWNMGYATALYRLESISRIPENPEVSQSVRQLRRVLELDPGESVARVMLALRLQEFQQMAEANELVEEALRTSPDSPYVLRYAAKFYRTECNVDKAIEMLKKALEFTPRSSFLHHQMGMCYREKLMALRKNQGIADPGVKAELIGHCKHHFGTAFELEPSFILAQLDFASICLMNGESDRAVKIYNDLQSLEDIAPDRKQAIEIQLGFYELNYTKSESNASHHFMEGLKIRRGTKYWKICYTKLEQIARRQITRNPYNSRAWGILGFLHREAGENSEAVECYEKALRWDRGNKEYLSVLRELRPST